In the genome of Halictus rubicundus isolate RS-2024b chromosome 9, iyHalRubi1_principal, whole genome shotgun sequence, one region contains:
- the LOC143357168 gene encoding EF-hand calcium-binding domain-containing protein 11: MTSSVYKERARKAFDYADAETTGSLTKRQYKIAMTAAFGYCPDKIEVEHIFRSSDRIPYDEFEHWVLEKSSANDTHVNSGMLFTLLDNDYKGYLVVDDFCSASTSVDLNIPPSVWGAVFKELDCRKKGYLDADEFSHVLSTVQKSYSEVV; encoded by the exons ATGACGTCGAGCGTCTACAAGGAACGCGCCAGAAAG GCTTTCGATTATGCTGACGCGGAGACCACTGGATCGCTGACTAAACGACAATACAAAATCGCCATGACCGCTGCTTTTGGCTATTGCCCGGATAAA aTTGAAGTTGAACACATCTTTCGATCCTCGGACAGAATTCCCTACGACGAATTCGAGCATTGGGTACTTGAAAAGAGTTCTGCAAACGATACGCATGTCAATTCAGGAATGCTATTTACTTTACTGGATAATGATT ATAAAGGATATTTAGTGGTAGACGATTTCTGTTCGGCAAGCACGTCTGTCGATCTAAATATTCCACCCTCAGTGTGGGGAGCGGTATTCAAGGAATTGGATTGTCGCAAGAAAGGATACCTCGATGCGGACGAGTTCTCGCATGTATTGTCGACAGTACAAAAATCTTACAGCGAGGTagtttaa